One Rosa chinensis cultivar Old Blush chromosome 3, RchiOBHm-V2, whole genome shotgun sequence DNA window includes the following coding sequences:
- the LOC112193452 gene encoding probable linoleate 9S-lipoxygenase 5 encodes MWLTSSSFLSLSPFVFQSDLNITAGEKKKKIKGSVVLMRKNVLDFNDLSASAFDTVNELLSQGISVQLVSATKTYQSANGLKGKIGKPAYLENWMFSLIPLAAGDSAFGVSFDWDDQIGVPGAVVIKNNHTSQFFLKSIVLEDVPGVGRMNFVCNSWVYPAKNYKKDRVFFLNKSYLPSDTPVPLQKYREEELVDLRGDGTGELKEWDRVYDYAYYNDLGDPDSGKDYVRPVLGGSSKYPYPRRGRTGRPPTRTDPNTESRLMMIMTLDMYAPRDEKFGHLKMSDFLAYALKSLAQVIRPQLEAFFDATPNEFDSFDDVLNLYEGGFPMPTALLKNMREAVPLPMLKEMFRTDGEQFLRFPIPRVIKEDRSAWRTDAEFGREMVAGVNPLIIRRLEEFPPKSKLDPKVYGDQTSRLTEEHIKSNLDGPSVEEAIKNNKLFILDHHDSLMPYVRLINKDTKHKIYASRTLLLLRSDGTLKPLAIELSLPHPDKDELGCTSKVYTPAEQGVESFIWQLAKAYVAVNDSGYHQLISHWLKTHAVIEPFIIATNRQLSVLHPIYKLLHPHFRDTMNINAQARQLLINAGGILEMTCFPSQYALEMSSAVYKDWVFPEQALPADLLKRGVAVKDESCPHGLRLLIEDYPFAVDGLQIWSAIKTWVEEYCNFYCKSDDMVQKDPELQFWWKELVEKGHGDLKDKLWWPKMQTRKDLVETCTIIIWIASALHAAVNFGQYPFAGYLPNRPTVSRRFMPEEGTPEYEELKQNPDKAFLKTITAQLQTLLGVSLIEILSRHASDEVYLGQRDSLEWTTDKEVLEAFGRFGKKLAEIENGIEIRNQNNNLKNRVGPVKMPYTLLYPTSEEGLTGKGIPNSISI; translated from the exons ATGTGGCTCACATCATCAAGCTTTCTGTCACTCTCtccatttgttttccaaag TGATTTGAATATCACAGccggagagaagaagaagaagatcaaggGGAGTGTGGTGTTGATGAGAAAAAATGTTCTCGACTTCAATGACTTATCGGCTTCGGCTTTCGATACTGTGAATGAGTTGTTGAGTCAAGGCATTTCCGTGCAGCTAGTTAGTGCTACTAAAACTTATCAGTCTG CAAATGGCTTGAAAGGGAAAATTGGAAAGCCTGCATATTTGGAGAACTGGATGTTTTCACTCATTCCCCTAGCAGCAGGAGACTCTGCATTCGGGGTTAGCTTCGATTGGGATGACCAAATTGGAGTTCCTGGAGCTGTAGTAATCAAAAACAATCACACAAGTCAGTTCTTCCTCAAGAGCATCGTACTCGAAGATGTTCCGGGTGTGGGTCGGATGAACTTTGTTTGCAACTCATGGGTCTACCCTGCAAAAAATTACAAGAAAGACCGCGTTTTCTTCCTCAACAAG TCATATCTCCCAAGTGACACACCAGTGCCACTACAAAAGTATAGAGAAGAGGAACTGGTAGACTTAAGAGGAGATGGAACAGGAGAGCTCAAGGAATGGGACAGGGTTTATGACTATGCTTACTACAATGATCTCGGGGATCCAGATAGCGGCAAAGATTATGTCCGGCCAGTTCTTGGAGGGTCTAGCAAGTACCCTTACCCTCGCAGAGGAAGAACTGGGCGACCACCAACAAGGACAG ATCCCAACACCGAGAGTAGGCTGATGATGATTATGACCTTAGACATGTACGCTCCAAGAGATGAAAAGTTTGGACACTTAAAGATGTCCGACTTCTTGGCTTATGCACTCAAATCCCTAGCTCAAGTCATTAGACCCCAGCTAGAAGCTTTCTTTGATGCAACGCCCAATGAGTTTGACAGCTTTGATGATGTACTCAATCTTTATGAAGGTGGATTTCCAATGCCTACAGCCTTATTAAAGAACATGAGGGAGGCTGTCCCTTTGCCAATGCTCAAGGAAATGTTCCGAACTGATGGTGAACAATTCCTCAGGTTCCCAATACCTCGAGTGATAAAAG AGGATAGGTCTGCTTGGAGGACGGATGCAGAATTTGGCAGAGAAATGGTGGCCGGAGTGAACCCTCTAATCATTCGTCGTCTCGAA GAATTTCCTCCAAAGAGCAAGCTAGATCCAAAAGTTTATGGTGATCAAACCAGTAGATTAACAGAAGAACACATAAAGAGCAACCTAGATGGACCAAGTGTGGAGGAG GCAATCAAGAACAACAAGTTATTCATACTCGACCATCATGATTCATTGATGCCATATGTGAGGCTGATAAACAAGGATACTAAGCACAAGATCTATGCTAGCAGGACTCTCCTTCTCTTGAGAAGTGATGGAACGTTGAAGCCACTGGCGATTGAGTTGAGCTTGCCTCATCCTGATAAAGATGAACTGGGCTGCACTAGCAAAGTATACACACCAGCTGAACAAGGTGTAGAAAGCTTCATATGGCAACTAGCTAAAGCTTATGTGGCTGTAAATGACTCCGGATATCATCAACTTATTAGTCACTG GTTGAAAACTCACGCAGTGATCGAGCCATTTATAATTGCTACCAACAGGCAGCTGAGTGTGCTTCACCCAATTTACAAACTTTTACATCCTCATTTCCGTGACACCATGAATATTAATGCACAAGCCAGGCAACTCCTCATCAATGCTGGTGGGATTTTGGAGATGACATGTTTTCCATCCCAGTATGCATTGGAGATGTCATCGGCGGTTTACAAGGATTGGGTTTTCCCTGAGCAAGCTCTCCCTGCAGATCTCCTCAAGAG AGGAGTGGCGGTCAAGGATGAAAGTTGTCCACACGGTCTTCGCTTACTGATAGAGGACTACCCATTTGCTGTTGATGGGCTTCAGATTTGGTCCGCAATAAAAACTTGGGTGGAAGAGTATTGCAATTTCTACTGCAAGAGTGATGACATGGTCCAAAAAGACCCTGAACTCCAGTTCTGGTGGAAGGAACTTGTAGAGAAGGGTCACGGTGACTTAAAAGACAAGCTGTGGTGGCCTAAAATGCAGACTCGCAAAGACCTAGTCGAAACATGCACTATCATCATATGGATTGCTTCAGCTCTCCATGCAGCTGTCAACTTTGGACAGTACCCTTTCGCAGGGTACCTTCCAAACCGCCCCACTGTTAGCCGAAGATTCATGCCCGAAGAAGGAACTCCTGAATATGAGGAGCTCAAGCAGAACCCTGATAAGGCTTTCTTGAAAACAATTACTGCTCAGCTTCAGACCCTGCTCGGCGTTTCCCTCATCGAAATTCTGTCCAGGCATGCTAGTGATGAGGTGTATCTGGGGCAGAGGGACAGTCTCGAGTGGACAACTGACAAGGAGGTGTTAGAAGCATTTGGGAGATTTGGGAAGAAACTGGCTGAAATAGAGAATGGAATTGAAATTAGGAACCAGAATAACAATCTGAAGAACCGAGTTGGACCGGTGAAGATGCCCTACACTTTGCTCTACCCTACTAGTGAAGAAGGACTTACTGGCAAGGGAATTCCAAACAGTATCTCGATCTGA